The window CCTCATTCAAGCTATGGCATGAATGGGGGGTTTAGGAGAGAAGGGGTAGTGAAGGGGGGCACCCATTAAAAGGATCTTTTAATCACCTAATCTTAGCGCCTTTTAAGATTTTATGGGCGCTTTTTAAATTTGAAGGAATCGAAACCCCATAAGGGCATTTATCCAGACATTGCTGGCAATCAGAACAGGCTTGGGCATTGACTGATAATGAACCATACTGACTCCGGGCCCAGTCTTTTAGGCCATAATAGCGATAATAGTTTTCATGGCGGAAAACATCGGGAATGGGGATTCCCTCCGGACATGGAAGGCAATAACCGCAATTGCGGCAAAAACCCTTTCCTGCCTCTCCGGCTTTCTCCATGAATTTCCGGATCTCCTCAGCCGACAGTTCCCGCGGCTTCCTGCCGACAACGATATTTTCTTCCAATTCATCGAGCGCCATCATGCCCGGGATGGCGCAGGTGATATGAGGATTGGAAAGAACATAGCGCAGGGCAAGTTGGGCGGGCGATTCTCCCTTGAAGAATTGGGGGTCCCAGCCTCTGGCTGGGAACTGAGCTAACCTTCCCCCGGCCAGGGGCTTCATGGCAATCAGGCCTACCCCTTGGGCCGCGGCTGTGGGCAGGAGGTCGGCGCTCAAGCGATCCTCATCGATGGCACTGTAGGCCACCATTAAAGCCGAGAAAACTTTGGATTCCACCGC is drawn from Deltaproteobacteria bacterium and contains these coding sequences:
- a CDS encoding aldo/keto reductase gives rise to the protein MQKRILGRTGWPVSVIGFGAIKLPRVGMKECGDLLNRALDAGINFIDTADCYGDSEEKIGQALKQRRQEFYLATKVDERDGPGVRRKLERCLRRLRTEWIDLLLFHDVRGPEYEKIFNAGGLEEMEKARREGKISQIGISIHGSLSMMKQAVESKVFSALMVAYSAIDEDRLSADLLPTAAAQGVGLIAMKPLAGGRLAQFPARGWDPQFFKGESPAQLALRYVLSNPHITCAIPGMMALDELEENIVVGRKPRELSAEEIRKFMEKAGEAGKGFCRNCGYCLPCPEGIPIPDVFRHENYYRYYGLKDWARSQYGSLSVNAQACSDCQQCLDKCPYGVSIPSNLKSAHKILKGAKIR